Proteins from a single region of Flavobacterium sp. YJ01:
- a CDS encoding ArsC/Spx/MgsR family protein, giving the protein MDKIYYLASCDTCRKIIKSLPENNLVFQDIRQDPITEDQLEEMYKLSGSYEALFSKKAQLYKSMDLKNKSLTEADFRKYILEHYTFLSRPVFIIDGKIYIGNSQKNVAEVIKALS; this is encoded by the coding sequence ATGGACAAAATATATTATCTAGCTTCTTGCGATACGTGCAGAAAAATTATCAAAAGCTTACCAGAAAACAATTTAGTTTTTCAAGACATCAGACAAGATCCAATTACTGAAGATCAGCTTGAAGAAATGTACAAACTTTCAGGAAGTTACGAAGCTTTATTCAGCAAAAAAGCACAGCTATACAAATCAATGGATTTAAAAAACAAATCTTTGACCGAAGCTGATTTTAGAAAATACATTTTAGAACATTACACTTTCTTAAGCCGTCCAGTTTTTATTATTGACGGTAAGATTTACATCGGCAACAGCCAAAAAAATGTCGCAGAAGTTATAAAAGCGTTATCATAA
- a CDS encoding DinB family protein, translated as MSSVFETQKTIREILLKILDGHSLEQLNEIPQGFNNNIIWNVGHCVAAQQTLIYKLSGLPTMVSEEFILKYRKGTKPEGDVSQEEVNEIKTLLLNTFEKTKNDFESGLFVDYNEYTTSMGFTLSNVQDALDFNNYHEGIHTGIVMTLRKLV; from the coding sequence ATGAGCTCGGTTTTTGAAACGCAAAAAACAATCAGAGAAATTCTCTTAAAAATCTTAGATGGACATTCTTTAGAACAATTAAACGAAATTCCGCAAGGTTTTAATAATAATATTATCTGGAATGTAGGGCATTGTGTCGCAGCACAGCAGACATTGATTTACAAATTATCGGGACTTCCAACAATGGTTTCAGAAGAATTTATTTTGAAATACAGAAAAGGAACAAAACCAGAAGGAGATGTTTCGCAAGAAGAAGTGAATGAAATTAAAACTTTGCTTTTAAACACATTTGAAAAAACAAAAAATGATTTTGAAAGCGGTCTTTTTGTAGATTATAATGAATATACCACGAGTATGGGATTTACATTAAGCAACGTTCAAGACGCATTAGATTTTAATAATTACCACGAAGGAATTCATACTGGAATCGTGATGACGTTAAGAAAATTGGTTTAA
- a CDS encoding septal ring lytic transglycosylase RlpA family protein — protein sequence MRNKKIILFATIAFTLISGFTYVISQTKPATDPKITQDTVKNARPNIIALPIDSVFTDKGLKLRPYKKNAHASYYADRFNGKRTANGSRFNNNSYTAAHKKLPFGTRVKVTNEANGKFVIVKITDRGPFVKTREIDLSKRAFMDITKNKGAGAMKVTIETIVE from the coding sequence ATGAGAAATAAAAAAATTATTTTATTCGCCACAATCGCTTTCACTTTAATTAGTGGTTTCACCTATGTTATAAGTCAAACAAAACCTGCAACAGACCCAAAAATCACTCAAGACACTGTAAAAAATGCAAGACCAAATATTATTGCATTACCTATAGATTCGGTATTTACTGACAAAGGATTAAAACTTAGACCATACAAAAAAAACGCTCATGCCTCCTACTACGCAGATCGTTTTAATGGAAAAAGAACCGCTAACGGAAGCAGATTTAACAACAACAGTTATACCGCAGCTCACAAAAAACTTCCTTTTGGAACTAGAGTAAAAGTAACCAATGAAGCAAACGGAAAGTTTGTTATTGTAAAAATTACCGACCGCGGCCCATTTGTAAAAACCCGCGAGATCGATTTATCCAAAAGAGCTTTTATGGATATCACCAAAAATAAAGGTGCTGGAGCAATGAAAGTTACAATCGAAACTATAGTAGAATAA
- a CDS encoding TonB-dependent receptor: MKKLSKFLLLLLAFIYAGDIYAQGNTTSSINGVVNDSQNKSLPGATILAVHEASGSRYSTTTDFDGHFRISNMRVGGPYKIEVTFIGFTTYTESGVYLQLGDSKNLKVVLKDETSQLSEVVVVAKKDPTFNSKKTGAQTIIDHDKINELPSLSRNIADFARLTPQAQLRGDDVISIGGQNNRFNAIYIDGAVNNDVFGLAANGTNGGQTGVSPISLDAIEQFQVSVSPYDVKLSGFAGGAISAITRSGTNNFDGSAYFLYRDQSLAGKTPQRSSSTAERKKLADFTAQTYGVRAGGAIVKDKLFYFINYERQDNQTPAPFDINNYTGNIGVNGSTPYSGALAQQRIDALTNYLGTTYNYNPGGFTNNTSSLVSDKLIAKVDWNINDNHKISVKNSYVKAVNFSPYRSTATAINFTNGAQEFTSVTNSSSLEWNARISNKFSNNLVVGYTSVNDDRDPSGNPFPTVEIRDGSGTIYFGAETNSTANLLNQRVLTVTDNFEINTGRHNILIGTHNEFSYAKNVFISRNFGYYQYNNLNDFMNNAKPIRFRLGYSLFGGSGDDSQGAAEFNMNQYGLYVQDNIRVTDNFRVSVGVRADMPVWEDGNVNADFNNRTIPLLQAAGKDLKGAKVGQAIDNTVHFSPRVGFNYDVNGDKETQVRGGIGVFTSRVPLVWPGGAYNNNGVSQNAIDIRTTAAAPFFNPNTNVDSQLYSNGVALGPLPGSGQTGGNIDLFAKDFKLPQVLKASLAFDRKLPGGLVLTAEAIYNDNLNAIQYQNLNVAGPQSYTTGADVRPRYNGVLVDSKYQGIYLASNKKAGSAWNTNLTLTKYFTSDFIDANISATYSYGESNVWMDATSSQNSSQWAYMETVNGSNVIPGVTRSDFEQGSRVMANSSIKFKWNKNMKTTLGLYYEGAQGTPFSYVYNDNGRILGDTFQNSALAYIPANRSEINLVTVTGNTLTPDQQWEALDKFISGNKYLNSRRGKYAERNGDRLDWSHVIDLKLAQEFKINVGNKSHKLEFTADVFNFTNMLNKNWGRRYFASNDQALLLQQVGFLANGTTPTFNFNPNVANSINQIDDVGLQSARWQMQVGARYSFN; encoded by the coding sequence ATGAAAAAATTGTCAAAGTTTCTCTTACTGCTTTTAGCGTTTATTTATGCAGGAGATATTTATGCGCAAGGTAATACAACTTCTTCTATCAATGGAGTTGTAAATGATTCGCAAAACAAGTCCCTTCCAGGAGCAACGATTCTTGCAGTTCATGAGGCTTCAGGTAGCCGTTACTCAACCACAACGGATTTTGATGGTCACTTTAGAATCTCTAACATGCGTGTTGGTGGTCCTTACAAAATTGAAGTAACCTTCATTGGTTTCACAACCTACACAGAATCAGGAGTTTATTTACAACTTGGTGATTCAAAAAATTTAAAAGTTGTTTTAAAAGACGAAACAAGCCAACTTAGCGAAGTTGTAGTTGTTGCTAAAAAAGATCCAACTTTTAACTCTAAAAAGACTGGAGCTCAAACAATTATTGATCACGACAAGATCAACGAATTGCCATCTTTATCAAGAAATATTGCTGACTTTGCAAGACTTACACCACAAGCACAATTACGTGGAGATGATGTAATCTCAATCGGCGGACAAAATAACAGATTCAACGCAATTTACATTGATGGAGCTGTAAACAATGACGTTTTCGGATTAGCTGCAAACGGAACAAACGGTGGACAAACAGGAGTTTCTCCAATTTCATTAGATGCGATTGAGCAATTTCAAGTGAGTGTTTCTCCTTACGACGTAAAATTATCAGGATTCGCTGGAGGAGCAATTAGTGCTATTACACGTTCTGGAACAAATAACTTTGATGGTTCTGCTTATTTCTTATACAGAGATCAATCTTTAGCTGGAAAAACTCCACAAAGATCAAGCAGTACTGCTGAAAGAAAAAAATTAGCTGACTTTACAGCTCAAACTTACGGTGTAAGAGCTGGAGGAGCAATTGTAAAAGATAAATTATTTTACTTCATCAATTACGAAAGACAAGACAACCAGACACCAGCTCCATTTGATATCAACAACTATACTGGAAACATTGGTGTAAATGGTTCAACTCCTTACAGTGGGGCACTTGCTCAACAAAGAATTGATGCATTAACTAACTACTTAGGAACTACTTACAACTATAACCCAGGTGGTTTTACTAACAACACAAGTAGTTTAGTATCTGACAAATTAATTGCAAAAGTTGACTGGAACATTAACGACAATCACAAGATTTCGGTTAAAAACAGTTATGTTAAAGCAGTAAACTTCTCTCCATACCGTTCAACTGCAACGGCAATTAACTTTACTAATGGAGCTCAAGAATTTACTTCTGTTACAAACTCTTCTTCACTTGAATGGAATGCTAGAATTAGCAATAAATTCTCAAACAACTTAGTAGTTGGTTATACTTCAGTAAATGACGATAGAGATCCTTCTGGAAACCCGTTCCCTACTGTAGAAATTAGAGATGGTTCTGGTACAATTTACTTTGGAGCAGAAACGAACTCAACTGCAAACTTATTGAACCAAAGAGTTCTTACAGTTACAGATAACTTTGAGATCAATACTGGTAGACACAATATTCTTATTGGTACTCACAACGAATTTTCTTACGCTAAAAACGTATTTATTTCAAGAAACTTCGGTTACTACCAATACAACAACTTAAATGACTTCATGAACAATGCTAAACCAATCAGATTCCGTTTAGGATACTCATTGTTTGGTGGTTCAGGAGATGATTCTCAAGGAGCTGCAGAATTCAACATGAACCAATATGGTTTATATGTTCAAGATAACATTAGAGTTACTGACAACTTTAGAGTTTCTGTAGGTGTACGTGCTGATATGCCAGTTTGGGAAGACGGAAACGTGAATGCTGATTTCAACAACAGAACTATTCCATTATTACAAGCTGCTGGAAAAGATTTAAAAGGAGCTAAAGTTGGACAAGCTATCGATAATACTGTTCATTTCTCTCCAAGAGTTGGATTCAACTATGATGTAAATGGAGATAAAGAAACTCAAGTACGTGGAGGTATTGGTGTATTTACATCAAGAGTACCTTTAGTATGGCCAGGTGGAGCTTACAACAACAATGGTGTTTCTCAAAATGCTATCGACATCAGAACTACTGCTGCTGCTCCATTCTTCAACCCAAATACTAATGTTGATAGCCAACTTTACAGTAATGGTGTTGCTTTAGGACCACTTCCAGGAAGCGGACAGACAGGTGGAAACATCGATTTATTTGCTAAAGATTTCAAATTACCACAAGTATTAAAAGCAAGTCTTGCTTTTGACCGTAAATTACCAGGTGGATTAGTATTAACTGCTGAGGCAATCTATAATGATAACCTTAATGCAATTCAATACCAAAACTTAAACGTAGCTGGTCCTCAATCTTACACTACAGGTGCTGATGTTAGACCAAGATACAATGGTGTACTTGTAGACAGCAAATACCAAGGTATCTACTTAGCTTCTAACAAGAAAGCTGGTAGCGCTTGGAACACGAATTTAACTTTGACTAAATACTTCACATCTGACTTTATTGATGCAAACATTTCTGCAACTTACTCTTACGGAGAATCTAATGTTTGGATGGATGCTACAAGTTCTCAAAACAGTTCACAATGGGCTTACATGGAAACAGTTAACGGTTCTAACGTAATTCCTGGTGTAACTAGATCAGATTTTGAACAAGGTTCTAGAGTTATGGCTAACTCTTCTATCAAATTCAAATGGAACAAAAACATGAAAACTACTCTTGGTTTATACTACGAAGGTGCTCAAGGAACTCCATTTAGCTATGTATACAATGACAACGGTAGAATCTTAGGTGATACATTCCAAAACTCTGCTTTAGCTTATATCCCAGCTAACAGAAGTGAAATTAACTTAGTAACTGTAACTGGTAACACTTTAACTCCAGATCAACAATGGGAAGCTCTTGACAAATTTATCTCAGGAAACAAATACTTAAACAGTAGAAGAGGTAAATATGCAGAACGTAACGGTGATCGTTTAGATTGGAGCCATGTTATTGACTTAAAATTAGCTCAAGAATTTAAAATTAATGTAGGTAACAAAAGCCATAAATTAGAGTTTACAGCTGATGTTTTCAACTTTACAAACATGCTAAACAAAAACTGGGGAAGAAGATACTTTGCTTCAAACGACCAAGCATTATTACTTCAACAAGTTGGTTTCTTAGCAAACGGAACTACTCCAACATTCAACTTCAACCCGAATGTTGCTAACAGTATTAACCAAATTGATGACGTAGGTTTACAATCAGCAAGATGGCAAATGCAAGTTGGAGCTAGATACTCTTTCAACTAA
- the pgi gene encoding glucose-6-phosphate isomerase: MALNTTNPTGTEAWKNLQNHYNAIHETTIQELFQQDSARAEKFNLQWNDFLVDYSKNNISQETISLLLELANSIGLKDAIADYFGGELINKTENRAVLHTALRAPESAVIKVDGENVIPEVYEVKNKIKQFTEEIISGQRKGYTGKAFTDVVNIGIGGSDLGPVMAVEALQFYKNHLNLHFVSNVDGDHVNEIIKKLNPETTLFVIVSKTFTTQETLSNSETIKEWFLKSATQEDIAKHFAAVSTNIKNVTEFGINPDNVFPMWDWVGGRFSLWSAVGLSIALAIGFENYNQLLVGANEMDEHFKSTELDQNIPVILALLSVWYNNFYGAESEALIPYTQYLSKLAPYLQQATMESNGKSVGRDGKPVNYQTGTIIWGEPGTNSQHAFFQLIHQGTKRIPTDFIGFVKPLYGNEDHHDKLMSNFFAQTEALMNGKTPAQVQAEFDKQGLSAEKASYLLPFKVFTGNKPTNTILIQKLTPKSLGSLIALYEHKIFTQGIIWNIFSFDQWGVELGKQLANSILDEINSKTVKSHDSSTSFLLNHFLKNK; the protein is encoded by the coding sequence ATGGCTTTAAACACAACAAACCCAACCGGGACTGAAGCGTGGAAAAATCTCCAAAACCACTATAACGCAATTCACGAAACCACCATACAAGAATTGTTTCAACAAGATAGTGCCCGCGCCGAAAAATTTAATTTGCAATGGAACGATTTCCTTGTAGATTATTCTAAAAATAATATTAGTCAGGAAACTATTTCGCTTTTATTAGAATTGGCAAATTCAATCGGATTAAAAGATGCAATTGCTGATTATTTTGGAGGGGAATTAATAAATAAAACAGAGAATCGTGCAGTTCTTCACACGGCTTTACGTGCTCCAGAATCGGCAGTTATTAAAGTGGATGGAGAAAATGTAATTCCAGAAGTTTACGAAGTAAAAAATAAAATCAAACAATTTACCGAAGAAATCATTTCTGGACAAAGAAAAGGTTACACAGGAAAAGCTTTTACCGATGTTGTAAATATCGGAATTGGTGGTTCTGACCTTGGTCCAGTTATGGCGGTTGAAGCTTTACAGTTTTACAAAAATCATTTAAATCTTCATTTCGTTTCAAATGTTGATGGCGATCACGTAAACGAAATCATTAAAAAATTAAATCCTGAAACTACTTTATTTGTAATTGTTTCTAAAACTTTTACAACTCAAGAAACGCTTTCAAATTCTGAAACTATTAAAGAATGGTTCTTGAAATCGGCTACTCAAGAAGATATTGCAAAACACTTTGCAGCGGTTTCTACAAACATTAAAAATGTAACAGAATTCGGAATTAATCCAGACAACGTTTTTCCGATGTGGGATTGGGTTGGAGGAAGATTTTCTCTTTGGAGCGCCGTTGGTTTAAGTATAGCTTTGGCAATTGGTTTTGAAAACTACAACCAATTATTAGTTGGAGCAAACGAAATGGATGAGCATTTTAAATCAACAGAACTAGATCAAAACATTCCAGTAATTTTAGCTTTATTAAGCGTTTGGTACAATAATTTTTATGGTGCAGAAAGTGAAGCTTTGATTCCGTACACACAATATTTATCAAAATTAGCTCCGTATTTGCAGCAAGCAACTATGGAAAGTAACGGAAAAAGTGTTGGACGCGATGGAAAACCTGTTAATTACCAAACTGGAACTATTATTTGGGGAGAACCAGGAACAAATTCGCAACATGCTTTCTTCCAATTAATTCACCAAGGAACAAAAAGAATTCCAACAGATTTTATTGGATTTGTAAAACCACTTTACGGAAACGAAGATCATCATGACAAATTGATGTCGAACTTTTTTGCTCAAACAGAAGCTTTAATGAACGGAAAAACTCCAGCGCAAGTTCAAGCAGAATTTGATAAACAAGGACTTTCTGCAGAAAAAGCCTCTTATTTATTGCCTTTTAAAGTTTTTACAGGAAACAAACCAACGAATACAATATTAATTCAAAAACTGACTCCAAAAAGTTTGGGTTCGTTAATTGCTTTATACGAACACAAAATTTTCACTCAAGGAATTATCTGGAATATCTTCAGTTTTGATCAATGGGGAGTTGAATTAGGAAAACAATTGGCTAATTCTATCTTAGATGAGATTAATTCTAAAACTGTTAAATCACATGACAGTTCGACTTCATTTTTGCTAAATCACTTTTTGAAAAATAAGTAA
- a CDS encoding peptidoglycan DD-metalloendopeptidase family protein — MKKAVVILIVLFSIFSCKKAEEKVETKITKPATKKIEFGFNYADFNVVNDTISKGDSFGSIVQSQNIGDKKVFDIVEQVKDSFNVRSIRYGKPFTLLRSKNKTNNLQVFIYQPDALSYYVIDLRDSIAKAYKKVKPVTLKRKIIGGVLKTSLSETLGGEDVETALASRITKVFSWSIDFFKLKKGDRYGLIFTERFINGKTYDGVEDLEAAFFEYKGKIIYAFPFERDTTSGKIEYYDDEGKTLKNFFLKTPIKFSRITSRFTMNRFHPVQHTWKAHKGTDYAAPTGTPISTTASGVVETTGYTAGNGNFVKVKHNGTYSTQYLHMSKILVRRGQRVTQGQTIGLVGSTGLASGPHVCYRFWKNGVQVDALRLNLPTGESLTGNDRTRFMKQIEPLKRELDSIGNL; from the coding sequence TTGAAAAAAGCAGTCGTAATTTTAATTGTCTTGTTTTCTATTTTTTCATGTAAAAAAGCTGAAGAAAAAGTAGAAACAAAAATTACTAAACCAGCAACCAAAAAAATAGAATTCGGTTTTAATTACGCAGATTTCAATGTTGTTAACGATACAATTTCAAAAGGAGATTCTTTTGGCTCAATCGTTCAAAGTCAAAATATTGGAGACAAAAAAGTTTTTGACATTGTAGAGCAAGTAAAAGATTCTTTTAATGTAAGAAGTATTCGTTACGGCAAACCTTTCACCTTACTTCGTTCAAAAAACAAAACCAATAATTTACAGGTTTTCATTTACCAGCCCGACGCTTTAAGTTATTATGTTATTGATTTAAGAGACAGCATTGCAAAAGCTTACAAAAAAGTAAAACCCGTTACTTTAAAAAGAAAAATTATTGGAGGCGTTTTAAAAACTTCATTATCTGAAACTTTAGGAGGCGAAGATGTTGAAACGGCTTTGGCAAGCAGAATTACAAAAGTATTTTCTTGGTCTATTGACTTCTTCAAACTTAAAAAAGGAGATCGTTACGGATTAATTTTCACAGAACGTTTCATCAACGGAAAAACGTATGATGGCGTTGAAGATCTTGAAGCAGCATTTTTTGAATATAAAGGTAAAATCATTTATGCTTTTCCTTTCGAAAGAGATACGACTTCAGGAAAAATCGAATATTATGATGATGAAGGAAAAACACTTAAAAATTTCTTTCTGAAAACCCCAATCAAATTCAGCAGAATCACTTCTAGATTCACAATGAATAGATTTCACCCAGTTCAACACACTTGGAAAGCACACAAAGGAACCGATTATGCGGCTCCAACTGGAACTCCAATTTCTACTACAGCTTCAGGAGTTGTAGAAACGACAGGATACACCGCTGGAAACGGAAACTTTGTAAAAGTAAAACACAACGGAACCTACTCTACTCAATATTTACATATGTCCAAAATACTGGTTCGCCGCGGACAGCGCGTAACGCAAGGACAGACAATTGGTTTGGTTGGAAGTACCGGTTTAGCTTCTGGACCTCACGTTTGTTACCGTTTCTGGAAAAATGGCGTACAAGTTGATGCCCTTCGATTGAATCTTCCAACGGGAGAGTCTTTGACTGGAAATGACAGAACTCGTTTTATGAAACAGATTGAACCGTTGAAAAGAGAATTGGATAGCATTGGGAATTTGTAA
- a CDS encoding tryptophan 2,3-dioxygenase family protein, with the protein MNPTDNSEAILKEIDLKFQAINQKTDVQLEGLLWAKPITYWDYIQTDALLNLQIQRTTLPDEMVFIMYHQVNELIFKMILWEIDQIAEKENIQVDFFSERLSRITRYFDMLTNSFSIMENGMEVDQYMKFRNTLTPASGFQSAQYRMIEFASTDVINLTDRRYKANFDENTDLETSFEHLYWQAAGKDYHTGEKSYLLQEFENKYKVQFLRQMSTFKTKNIWQKFSQLPEKDQQNPELIAAMRHYDKTVNITWVMQHLNTARKYILESGKGNGEATGGSDWQKYMHPKYQRRIFFPKLWTEEELSNWGNETAE; encoded by the coding sequence ATGAACCCTACAGATAATTCTGAAGCAATCTTAAAAGAAATTGATCTAAAATTTCAAGCCATAAATCAAAAAACTGATGTTCAATTAGAAGGATTGCTTTGGGCTAAACCAATCACATATTGGGATTATATTCAGACTGATGCACTTTTAAATTTACAAATTCAACGTACCACACTTCCTGACGAAATGGTTTTTATCATGTATCATCAGGTAAACGAATTAATTTTCAAAATGATTTTGTGGGAAATTGATCAAATCGCAGAGAAAGAAAACATTCAGGTAGATTTTTTTAGTGAAAGATTATCAAGAATTACTCGATATTTTGACATGCTTACCAATTCGTTCAGCATTATGGAAAATGGCATGGAAGTAGATCAATATATGAAATTTAGAAATACACTTACTCCGGCAAGCGGTTTTCAAAGTGCACAATATAGAATGATTGAATTTGCTTCTACAGATGTAATTAATTTAACAGACAGAAGATACAAAGCAAACTTTGATGAAAATACCGATTTGGAAACCAGTTTTGAACATTTGTATTGGCAAGCTGCTGGAAAAGATTATCACACAGGCGAAAAATCATATTTGCTTCAAGAATTTGAGAACAAATACAAAGTTCAATTTCTGAGACAAATGTCTACTTTTAAGACAAAAAACATCTGGCAGAAATTTTCTCAACTTCCAGAAAAAGATCAGCAAAATCCAGAATTAATTGCGGCAATGCGTCATTACGATAAAACGGTGAATATCACTTGGGTTATGCAGCATCTTAATACTGCAAGAAAGTATATTTTAGAAAGCGGAAAAGGTAACGGCGAAGCAACTGGCGGAAGCGACTGGCAAAAATATATGCATCCAAAATACCAAAGACGCATCTTTTTTCCTAAATTGTGGACCGAAGAAGAATTGTCCAATTGGGGAAATGAAACCGCAGAATAA
- a CDS encoding DUF3108 domain-containing protein codes for MKKYFLIILALTTLAFDTQKEDAFDTGEYFKFRIHYGIVNAGYATLEVKDATINNKKVYHSVGKGYTTGMSKFFFKVEDLYESYFDKETGKPYRYVRKIDEGGYTKNQEGFFNQGENRVLVKDYKRKSEKTIVVTEEVQDIVSAFYYLRNHPNIDKLKSGEAITIDMFFDDEITKFKLKYVGRQDITTKFGTVSTMVFKPLVQTGRVFKEKESLTLWITDDVNKVPIRIKADLAVGSLKADLDEYKGLKSPLKAKK; via the coding sequence ATGAAAAAGTATTTCCTCATCATATTAGCACTAACAACACTAGCGTTCGACACTCAAAAAGAGGACGCTTTTGATACTGGAGAATATTTCAAATTTAGAATTCATTACGGAATTGTAAATGCAGGTTACGCCACTCTCGAAGTAAAAGATGCTACAATTAACAATAAAAAGGTATATCACTCTGTTGGAAAAGGTTACACCACCGGAATGTCAAAATTTTTCTTCAAAGTAGAAGATTTGTACGAAAGTTATTTTGACAAAGAAACAGGAAAACCATATCGTTATGTCCGAAAAATTGACGAAGGTGGTTACACTAAAAACCAAGAGGGGTTTTTCAATCAAGGAGAAAATAGAGTTTTAGTAAAAGATTATAAAAGAAAATCAGAAAAAACAATTGTTGTCACAGAAGAAGTGCAAGATATTGTTTCGGCATTTTACTATTTAAGAAATCATCCAAATATTGACAAATTAAAATCTGGCGAAGCCATCACAATTGACATGTTTTTTGATGATGAAATCACAAAATTTAAGTTAAAATATGTAGGTCGTCAAGATATTACAACTAAATTTGGAACCGTTTCTACAATGGTCTTCAAACCATTGGTGCAAACAGGAAGAGTATTTAAAGAAAAAGAAAGTTTAACACTCTGGATAACAGACGATGTAAACAAAGTTCCGATAAGAATAAAAGCAGATTTGGCTGTAGGATCTCTTAAAGCCGATCTCGATGAATATAAAGGATTAAAAAGTCCACTAAAAGCAAAAAAATAA
- the hppD gene encoding 4-hydroxyphenylpyruvate dioxygenase: MSKEVKSVEYGLEKIFEGAQDFLPLLGTDYVEFYVGNAKQSAHYYKTAFGYQSLAYAGLETGVKDKASYVLKQDKIRIVLTTPLTADSPINEHLKKHGDGVKVAALWVEDATKSYEETMKRGARSFMEPTVEEDEFGQVVRSGIYTYGETVHIFVERKNYNGVFLPGYKEWKSDYNPEPTGLKYIDHMVGNVGWNEMNTWVKFYEEVMGFVNFLSFDDKQITTEYSALMSKVMSNGNGRIKFPINEPAEGKKKSQIEEYLDFYGGPGIQHIAIATDDIIKTVSQLRARGVEFLSAPPHTYYEAIPERLGVHMDMMKEDINEIEKLAIMVDADEDGYLLQIFTKPVQDRPTLFFEIIQRMGAKGFGAGNFKALFESIEREQELRGTL, translated from the coding sequence ATGTCAAAAGAAGTAAAATCAGTAGAATACGGATTAGAGAAAATATTTGAAGGAGCACAAGATTTCCTTCCACTATTAGGAACAGATTATGTAGAATTTTATGTAGGGAATGCAAAACAATCTGCACATTATTACAAAACTGCTTTCGGGTATCAGTCATTGGCTTATGCTGGATTGGAAACTGGAGTAAAAGACAAAGCGTCTTATGTTTTAAAGCAAGATAAAATCAGAATTGTTTTGACAACGCCTTTAACAGCAGATTCTCCAATAAACGAACACTTGAAAAAACACGGTGACGGAGTAAAAGTGGCAGCGCTTTGGGTTGAAGATGCTACAAAATCTTACGAAGAAACTATGAAACGTGGCGCGCGTTCTTTTATGGAACCAACTGTTGAAGAAGATGAATTTGGACAAGTTGTTCGTTCTGGAATTTATACTTACGGAGAAACCGTTCATATTTTTGTAGAAAGAAAAAACTATAACGGAGTTTTCTTGCCTGGATATAAAGAATGGAAATCAGATTACAACCCAGAACCAACGGGATTAAAATATATCGATCACATGGTTGGAAATGTGGGTTGGAACGAAATGAATACTTGGGTAAAATTCTATGAAGAAGTTATGGGATTTGTAAATTTCCTTTCTTTTGATGACAAGCAAATTACTACAGAATATTCTGCTTTAATGAGTAAAGTAATGTCTAACGGAAATGGAAGAATTAAATTCCCAATTAACGAACCAGCCGAAGGAAAGAAAAAATCGCAAATTGAAGAATATTTAGATTTTTATGGCGGACCTGGAATTCAGCATATCGCTATTGCAACTGATGATATTATTAAAACTGTATCACAATTAAGAGCTCGCGGTGTTGAATTTTTATCTGCTCCTCCTCATACTTATTATGAAGCAATTCCAGAAAGATTGGGTGTTCATATGGATATGATGAAAGAAGACATTAATGAAATTGAAAAACTAGCCATCATGGTAGATGCCGACGAAGACGGTTACCTTTTACAGATTTTTACTAAGCCAGTTCAAGACAGGCCGACGCTTTTCTTCGAAATTATCCAAAGAATGGGTGCAAAAGGATTCGGTGCAGGTAACTTTAAAGCTCTTTTTGAGTCAATTGAAAGAGAGCAAGAATTGAGAGGAACACTATAA